Proteins encoded together in one Bradyrhizobium sp. CB82 window:
- the cyoD gene encoding cytochrome o ubiquinol oxidase subunit IV, which produces MKTEAHAAHAADHHHEAHAHGSLSTYLLGFVLSVVLTAIPFWLVMGGALPNKHVTALAIMAFAVVQIVVHMIYFLHMNTKAEDGWSMMAMIFTIVMVVIALSGSLWVMNHLNGNMMPVHQMSGMK; this is translated from the coding sequence ATGAAAACCGAAGCTCACGCCGCCCACGCGGCCGATCATCATCACGAGGCGCATGCACACGGCTCGCTCTCGACCTATCTCCTGGGCTTCGTGCTCTCGGTCGTGCTCACCGCGATTCCGTTCTGGCTGGTCATGGGCGGCGCGCTTCCCAACAAGCACGTCACCGCGCTCGCGATCATGGCCTTCGCGGTGGTCCAGATCGTCGTGCACATGATCTACTTCCTGCACATGAACACCAAGGCCGAGGACGGCTGGAGCATGATGGCGATGATCTTCACCATCGTCATGGTCGTGATCGCGCTGTCCGGCTCGCTGTGGGTGATGAATCACCTCAACGGCAACATGATGCCGGTCCACCAGATGAGCGGAATGAAGTGA
- the cyoC gene encoding cytochrome o ubiquinol oxidase subunit III, which translates to MTIAVKPDQAAEPVFYLVDEHPHPEGWSTPLGFWIYLMSDCLIFAILFATFGVLGGNYAAGPAPKDLFDLSLVAVNTSMLLLSSITYGFAMLTMQQNRVAATQAWLAITGLFGLAFIGIELSEFAHMIHEGATPQRSAFLSSFFTLVGTHGLHVSCGLIWLMTLMTQVARFGLIEANRRRLMCLSMFWHFLDVVWIGVFTFVYLMGMLR; encoded by the coding sequence ATGACGATTGCAGTCAAACCCGACCAGGCCGCCGAGCCGGTCTTCTATCTCGTCGACGAACATCCGCACCCGGAAGGCTGGAGCACGCCGCTCGGCTTCTGGATCTATCTGATGAGCGACTGCCTCATCTTTGCGATCCTGTTTGCGACCTTCGGCGTGCTCGGCGGCAACTACGCCGCCGGTCCCGCGCCGAAAGATCTGTTCGACCTGTCGCTGGTCGCGGTCAACACTTCGATGCTGCTGCTGTCGTCGATCACCTACGGTTTTGCGATGCTGACGATGCAGCAGAACCGGGTCGCCGCGACGCAGGCCTGGCTCGCGATCACCGGCCTGTTCGGCCTCGCCTTCATCGGCATCGAGCTCTCCGAGTTCGCCCACATGATCCATGAGGGCGCTACCCCACAGCGCAGCGCTTTCCTGTCGTCGTTCTTCACGCTGGTCGGCACCCACGGCCTGCACGTCAGCTGCGGTCTGATCTGGCTGATGACGCTGATGACGCAGGTCGCCCGCTTCGGCCTCATCGAGGCGAACCGCCGCCGGCTGATGTGCCTGTCGATGTTCTGGCACTTCCTCGACGTGGTTTGGATCGGCGTCTTTACCTTTGTCTATCTGATGGGAATGCTGCGATGA
- the cyoB gene encoding cytochrome o ubiquinol oxidase subunit I, with protein sequence MSTNPDLIKLVFGRLSLESLPLHEPIVVGTFGVVALGGLTLLAGLTYFRLWGYLWREWFTTVDHKRIGIMYMILGIVMLLRGFADALMMRLQQAIAFGGSDGYLNAHHYDQVFTAHGVIMIFFVAMPFVTGLMNYVVPLQIGARDVSFPFLNNFSFWMTVGGAVLVMMSLFIGEFARTGWLAYPPLSNIGYSPDVGVDYYIWALQVAGVGTTLSGINLICTIVKLRAPGMSMMKMPVFTWTSLCTNVLIVASFPVLTVVLALLSLDRYIGTNFFTSDFGGSPMMYVNLIWIWGHPEVYILVLPAFGIFSEVTSTFSGKRLFGYTSMVYATVVITILSYLVWLHHFFTMGSGASVNSFFGITTMIISIPTGAKMFNWLFTMYRGRIRFELPMMWTVAFMLTFVIGGMTGVLLAVPPADFVLHNSLFLIAHFHNVIIGGVVFGVFAGIGYWFPKAFGFRLDPFWGKLSFWFWVTGFYLAFMPLYVLGLMGVTRRLRVFDDPSLQIWVVIAAIGAGLVFLGILCMLMQFAVSILRREALKDVTGDPWDARTLEWATSSPPPDYNFAFTPVVHDNDAWWDMKRRGYKRPLAGFKPIHMPSNTGTGIILAGLSTAMAFGLIWYIWWLAALSFVALLAVAIGHTFNYHRDYDIPADHVVRTEEARTKLLAGAQA encoded by the coding sequence ATGTCTACCAATCCTGATCTCATCAAGCTCGTCTTCGGACGGCTCAGTCTCGAATCGCTGCCGCTGCACGAGCCGATCGTCGTCGGCACCTTTGGGGTGGTTGCGCTCGGCGGCCTCACGCTGCTCGCCGGCCTGACCTATTTCCGCCTGTGGGGCTATCTGTGGCGCGAGTGGTTCACCACCGTCGACCACAAGCGCATCGGCATCATGTACATGATCCTCGGCATCGTCATGCTGCTGCGCGGCTTTGCCGACGCCCTTATGATGCGCCTCCAGCAGGCGATCGCCTTCGGCGGCTCGGACGGCTATCTCAACGCCCATCACTACGACCAGGTCTTCACCGCCCACGGCGTGATCATGATCTTCTTCGTGGCGATGCCGTTCGTCACAGGCCTGATGAACTACGTCGTGCCGCTCCAGATCGGCGCGCGCGACGTGTCGTTCCCGTTCCTGAACAATTTCAGCTTCTGGATGACGGTCGGCGGCGCGGTGCTGGTGATGATGTCGCTGTTCATCGGCGAATTCGCCCGCACGGGCTGGCTCGCTTACCCGCCGCTGTCGAACATCGGCTACAGTCCCGACGTCGGCGTCGACTATTACATATGGGCACTGCAAGTCGCAGGCGTCGGCACGACCTTATCCGGCATCAACCTGATCTGCACCATCGTCAAGCTGCGCGCGCCGGGCATGAGCATGATGAAGATGCCCGTCTTCACCTGGACCTCGCTCTGCACCAACGTGCTGATCGTCGCCTCCTTCCCGGTGCTGACCGTCGTGCTCGCGCTGCTCTCGCTCGACCGCTATATCGGCACCAACTTCTTCACCAGCGACTTCGGCGGCAGCCCGATGATGTATGTGAACCTGATCTGGATCTGGGGCCATCCCGAAGTCTACATCCTGGTCCTGCCCGCGTTCGGCATCTTCTCCGAGGTGACCTCGACCTTCTCGGGCAAGCGGCTGTTCGGCTACACCTCGATGGTCTACGCCACCGTGGTCATCACCATCCTGTCGTACCTGGTCTGGCTGCACCACTTCTTCACGATGGGATCGGGCGCCAGCGTCAACTCCTTCTTCGGCATCACCACGATGATCATCTCGATCCCGACGGGCGCGAAGATGTTCAACTGGCTGTTCACGATGTATCGCGGCCGCATCCGCTTCGAATTGCCGATGATGTGGACGGTCGCGTTCATGCTGACCTTCGTGATCGGCGGCATGACAGGCGTGCTGCTCGCTGTTCCCCCGGCCGACTTCGTGCTGCACAACAGCCTGTTCCTGATCGCGCACTTCCACAACGTCATCATCGGCGGCGTGGTGTTCGGCGTGTTCGCCGGCATCGGCTACTGGTTCCCGAAGGCGTTCGGCTTCAGGCTCGATCCGTTCTGGGGCAAGCTGTCGTTCTGGTTCTGGGTCACCGGCTTCTATCTCGCCTTCATGCCGCTCTATGTGCTCGGGCTGATGGGCGTGACCCGCCGCCTGCGCGTGTTCGACGATCCGTCCCTCCAGATCTGGGTCGTCATCGCCGCGATCGGTGCCGGCCTCGTCTTCCTCGGCATCCTCTGCATGCTCATGCAGTTCGCCGTCAGCATCCTCCGGCGCGAAGCGCTCAAGGATGTCACCGGCGATCCCTGGGATGCGCGCACGCTGGAATGGGCGACCTCCTCGCCGCCGCCGGACTACAACTTCGCCTTCACCCCCGTCGTTCACGACAACGACGCGTGGTGGGACATGAAGCGCCGCGGCTACAAGCGTCCGCTCGCCGGCTTCAAGCCGATCCACATGCCCAGCAACACCGGCACGGGCATCATCCTCGCCGGTCTCTCGACCGCGATGGCGTTCGGCCTGATCTGGTACATCTGGTGGCTCGCCGCGCTAAGCTTCGTTGCGCTGCTCGCGGTCGCGATCGGCCACACCTTCAACTATCACCGCGACTACGACATCCCGGCCGACCACGTCGTCCGGACCGAGGAAGCGCGGACCAAGCTGCTCGCCGGAGCCCAAGCATGA
- the cyoA gene encoding ubiquinol oxidase subunit II, with protein sequence MSRLRLLALLPLAAALGGCDFIVLAPAGDIAAQQRDLVIISTVLMLLIVVPVMALTVLFAWRYREANKAARYEPEWDHSTKLELVIWSAPLLIIICLGALTWMGTHLLDPYRSLDRIAANQRVDEATVPLEVDVVALDWKWLFIYRDYGIATVNELAAPVDRPIDFRITASTVMNSFYIPALAGQIYAMPGMETKLHAVVNHAGTYKGFSANYSGAGFSGMHFAFHGLDDKGFGEWIAKAKAAGGTLGRSEYLQLEKPTQNEPVRRFASIDADLYRLILNMCVEPGKMCMSEMMAIDAKGGAGHEGLNNTLPLTYDKYARRGTALGPEPIFVAGTCTPDAPQGQTTAATKAPTDTSPLLGAGLKRPTFTPLKSTSFFLGQRPKSDS encoded by the coding sequence GTGTCCCGTTTACGGCTCCTGGCGCTACTACCTTTAGCTGCCGCTCTCGGCGGCTGCGACTTCATCGTGCTTGCGCCGGCCGGTGATATCGCAGCGCAACAGCGCGACCTCGTCATCATCTCCACCGTGCTCATGCTGCTGATCGTCGTGCCCGTGATGGCGCTGACGGTGCTGTTCGCCTGGCGCTACCGCGAGGCCAACAAAGCCGCGCGCTACGAGCCCGAATGGGACCACTCGACCAAGCTCGAACTGGTGATCTGGTCGGCGCCGCTGCTGATCATCATCTGCCTGGGCGCGCTGACCTGGATGGGCACGCATCTGCTCGACCCCTATCGTTCGCTCGACCGCATCGCCGCCAATCAGCGGGTCGATGAGGCGACCGTGCCGCTCGAGGTCGATGTCGTCGCGCTCGACTGGAAGTGGCTCTTCATCTATCGCGACTACGGCATCGCCACCGTCAACGAGCTCGCGGCTCCCGTCGATCGCCCGATCGACTTCCGTATCACCGCCTCGACGGTGATGAACTCGTTCTACATCCCCGCGCTCGCCGGCCAGATCTATGCGATGCCGGGCATGGAAACCAAGCTCCACGCCGTGGTCAACCACGCCGGCACTTATAAGGGCTTTTCGGCGAACTACTCCGGCGCCGGCTTCTCCGGCATGCACTTTGCCTTCCACGGCCTCGACGACAAGGGCTTTGGCGAGTGGATCGCGAAGGCAAAAGCCGCCGGCGGCACGCTCGGCCGCAGCGAATATCTCCAGCTCGAGAAGCCGACCCAGAACGAGCCGGTGCGCCGCTTCGCCAGCATCGATGCCGATCTCTACCGCCTCATCCTCAACATGTGCGTCGAGCCCGGCAAGATGTGCATGAGCGAGATGATGGCGATCGACGCCAAGGGTGGCGCCGGCCATGAAGGGCTGAACAACACCCTGCCGCTCACCTATGACAAATACGCCCGCCGCGGCACCGCGCTCGGACCCGAGCCGATCTTCGTGGCCGGCACCTGCACGCCGGATGCTCCGCAGGGACAGACCACCGCCGCGACCAAGGCCCCCACCGACACCTCGCCGCTGCTCGGCGCCGGGTTGAAGCGGCCGACCTTCACGCCGCTCAAGTCGACGTCCTTCTTCCTCGGCCAGCGTCCGAAATCAGACTCCTGA